The Vibrio echinoideorum genome includes a region encoding these proteins:
- a CDS encoding MJ1255/VC2487 family glycosyltransferase produces the protein MKILYGVQGTGNGHIARARAMAVAFRQQNIDVDFLFSGREESKYFSMEEFGHYQTRNGLTFFSEQGQVKYGKTFIKNNIWRFMREINQIDLTPYDLVLNDFEPVTAWAAKKQGVPCIGISHQNAFRYDVPKEGGNWIEHSVIQHFAPTEHSIGLHWYHFEQPILPPIVHTLSNHEQTKASQNFTLVYLPFEDLEAISELLMKFISHHFVCYHPNVIEYSRVENIEFKPLSHAGFQFDLNQCSGVVANGGFELPSEALTLGKKLLLKPLEGQFEQQSNVATLEALGLAQTMSFLDAAILRSWLSEKEAEVVTYPDVASALVEWVLAGNWSNQDDLRKQLWDKVDFPSYASLT, from the coding sequence ATGAAAATCTTATATGGCGTCCAAGGCACAGGAAATGGTCATATCGCTCGCGCGAGAGCAATGGCGGTGGCTTTTCGCCAACAAAATATCGATGTCGACTTCCTATTCTCAGGACGAGAAGAGAGCAAGTACTTCTCAATGGAAGAGTTTGGACACTATCAAACTCGCAATGGCTTAACTTTTTTCAGTGAGCAAGGGCAGGTTAAGTACGGCAAAACATTCATCAAGAATAATATCTGGCGATTTATGCGTGAAATTAACCAGATCGATCTTACGCCTTATGATCTCGTCCTTAATGACTTTGAACCAGTGACCGCTTGGGCGGCTAAGAAGCAAGGTGTACCTTGTATTGGTATAAGTCATCAAAATGCTTTTCGCTATGACGTGCCTAAAGAAGGGGGAAACTGGATTGAACATTCAGTGATTCAACATTTTGCGCCAACCGAGCACTCTATTGGCCTCCATTGGTATCACTTTGAGCAACCTATATTGCCACCGATTGTTCACACGCTTTCTAACCATGAGCAAACTAAAGCATCACAAAACTTCACTTTGGTCTACTTGCCGTTTGAAGATCTTGAGGCGATCTCGGAGCTGTTGATGAAGTTCATTTCTCATCATTTTGTCTGTTATCACCCTAACGTTATTGAGTACAGTCGAGTCGAAAATATTGAGTTCAAACCGCTCAGTCATGCCGGCTTCCAATTCGACCTGAATCAGTGCTCTGGTGTGGTCGCCAATGGTGGCTTTGAATTGCCATCGGAGGCCTTAACTTTAGGGAAAAAGTTGCTTCTTAAGCCGCTTGAAGGGCAGTTTGAACAACAGAGTAATGTTGCGACGCTTGAAGCCCTTGGGTTAGCCCAAACCATGAGCTTTTTAGATGCCGCTATTTTACGTAGTTGGCTCAGTGAAAAAGAGGCAGAGGTAGTGACCTATCCTGACGTGGCAAGTGCACTCGTTGAGTGGGTATTAGCAGGGAATTGGTCGAATCAAGATGACTTAAGAAAACAGCTTTGGGACAAGGTCGATTTTCCTAGTTATGCATCGCTGACTTGA
- a CDS encoding efflux RND transporter permease subunit: protein MIKFFSRHPTAANLLMLGLLIMGLSSLSTIKRETFPAYDPLYIMAAIVYPGASPQEVEESLCVRMEDAVDGLANIEETQCEAVEGSARLILKLNEKADIGRMLVDVQTQINSINDFPSEIESPVVQELDWNEPVVDIAITAETSWPELKAYAEDLKRTMKLDYDVSLVEVSGFSDHQYRVELDTQAIRQLGLSVGDIADQIGRQNVKLPSGNIETPDKNFLIRFDERRVTPVELESIVVGSAPNGSVIRLRDIAKITDRFELDEQKVLFDVKPSALLKISKNKEDDALRIKENVTRFVEDQSAIAPDGVTLQMTNDLSSVLWDRLTMMVRNGWQGIVLVFATMWLFFSLRYSFWVAAGLPVAFLGGLFLMANLGLSINIMSLVGLLMAIGIMMDDAIVIAESIASHLDRGQSVDDAVYNGVKKVLPGVLSSFLTTVCIFGSLLFLDGEMGAVLKAVPQVLILVLSLSLIEAFLILPNHLSHSLHKEKNDKPALRFKVVLLEKFENFRNTTLTNMVEKVVTFRYAFMGGVMTLLLLSIALIAGGAVKFQPFPELDGDIAEARIILPPGASLSQTERVVDKIVASAERLNVQWSEDVEEGNELVEHITSQFNANADASESGPHLATVRLDLRGAESRNTVIDDFIDAWRADIGDLADPISLVFKQPTMGPGGRAIEIRAKHDDLAALKSASLDIQEYLNQFDGVHGVLDDMRMGKEEILVKLRPGAETYNVNGQMIASQLRAAFFGQTADEIQIGVENISIEVRLDKEQAGDLQQLANFPIITADGSQIPLATLATLDFQRNYVRIQRIDGLRTISIFGDVDNKKASSSAILAQFQKDEAAKLIQKYPGLRFDFEGEAKDAAKTGASMGKGFLLGLFGVFAILSYQFRSYLEPVVVMLAIPLAFIGVVVGHWLLGHALSMPSMMGFVSLAGIVVNDSILLVQYIRHHVDEGDSVHDSVVKASRERFRAVFLTSMTTAAGLLPLLTETSLQAQVIQPLVISIVFGIFASTLLVLFMIPAAYAILADFGLVKKHEPLEL from the coding sequence ATGATCAAGTTCTTCTCTAGGCACCCAACAGCAGCAAACTTGTTGATGCTTGGGCTGTTGATAATGGGTTTAAGCTCATTATCAACCATTAAACGTGAAACCTTCCCGGCTTATGATCCTCTGTATATTATGGCGGCGATTGTTTACCCGGGCGCTTCTCCGCAAGAAGTGGAAGAGAGCCTTTGTGTGCGAATGGAAGATGCCGTCGATGGCCTAGCTAACATTGAAGAAACTCAATGTGAAGCCGTTGAAGGTAGTGCTAGGCTCATTCTCAAGTTAAATGAAAAAGCAGATATTGGCCGAATGCTGGTGGATGTTCAAACTCAAATTAACTCGATCAACGATTTCCCATCCGAGATTGAATCTCCTGTTGTTCAAGAGTTGGATTGGAACGAACCCGTTGTCGATATTGCCATCACAGCAGAAACCTCATGGCCGGAACTCAAGGCATACGCTGAAGATCTTAAACGCACCATGAAGCTCGATTATGATGTTTCTTTGGTTGAGGTGAGCGGTTTTTCCGATCATCAATATCGTGTTGAGTTGGATACCCAAGCCATTCGTCAGTTGGGTTTGAGTGTTGGTGATATTGCCGATCAAATTGGTCGTCAGAATGTAAAATTGCCGAGTGGTAACATTGAAACACCAGATAAAAATTTCCTGATTCGTTTTGACGAGAGACGGGTCACGCCTGTTGAGCTTGAGAGTATTGTTGTTGGATCGGCACCAAATGGTTCTGTGATCCGTTTAAGAGATATCGCGAAGATCACCGATCGTTTTGAACTTGATGAACAGAAAGTCCTGTTCGATGTCAAGCCTTCTGCTTTGTTGAAGATCAGCAAAAACAAAGAAGACGATGCGCTTCGAATTAAAGAAAACGTGACACGATTTGTTGAAGATCAGAGTGCGATTGCCCCTGATGGTGTGACGCTACAAATGACCAACGATCTCTCTTCTGTGCTTTGGGATCGTCTAACCATGATGGTGCGTAATGGTTGGCAAGGTATTGTGTTGGTTTTTGCCACCATGTGGTTGTTCTTTAGTTTACGTTACTCATTTTGGGTCGCTGCAGGTTTACCCGTTGCCTTCCTTGGTGGCTTATTTTTAATGGCCAACCTTGGCTTATCGATCAACATTATGTCGCTTGTAGGCTTACTAATGGCGATAGGTATTATGATGGATGATGCCATCGTGATTGCCGAATCGATAGCCTCACATTTAGACAGGGGGCAGAGTGTTGATGATGCCGTGTACAACGGCGTTAAGAAAGTACTCCCCGGGGTGTTGTCTTCATTCTTAACCACGGTCTGTATTTTCGGCAGCTTGTTGTTTCTTGATGGGGAGATGGGGGCAGTGCTTAAAGCGGTGCCTCAGGTACTTATCTTGGTGTTGTCGCTAAGTTTAATTGAAGCGTTTCTTATCCTACCCAATCACTTATCTCATTCATTACACAAAGAAAAAAATGATAAGCCAGCGTTGCGTTTCAAGGTGGTGTTATTAGAGAAGTTTGAGAACTTTCGTAACACCACGTTGACGAACATGGTTGAGAAAGTCGTGACGTTCCGCTACGCCTTTATGGGCGGAGTGATGACGCTGTTGTTACTTTCTATTGCCTTGATTGCGGGCGGTGCTGTTAAGTTTCAACCTTTCCCTGAATTGGACGGTGATATCGCTGAGGCGCGTATCATTCTTCCACCGGGCGCATCACTGTCTCAAACCGAGAGAGTCGTCGATAAAATCGTGGCTTCTGCTGAGCGTTTGAACGTGCAGTGGAGTGAAGATGTCGAAGAGGGTAATGAGCTGGTGGAACACATCACTAGCCAATTTAATGCTAATGCTGACGCCAGTGAATCCGGGCCGCACCTCGCGACTGTGCGTTTAGATTTGCGTGGCGCTGAAAGTCGAAACACGGTGATTGATGATTTCATTGATGCATGGCGCGCAGACATAGGTGATTTGGCTGATCCTATCTCGCTAGTTTTCAAACAACCCACTATGGGGCCGGGCGGTCGTGCTATCGAGATCCGCGCCAAACATGATGATCTTGCAGCGTTGAAATCGGCTTCTTTGGATATTCAGGAATATCTCAATCAGTTTGATGGAGTGCATGGTGTTCTAGATGACATGCGCATGGGTAAAGAAGAGATCTTAGTTAAGCTGCGCCCAGGAGCGGAAACTTACAACGTGAACGGGCAGATGATTGCTTCTCAGTTGCGTGCTGCATTCTTCGGTCAGACAGCCGATGAGATTCAAATCGGCGTTGAGAATATCTCGATTGAGGTTCGCCTCGATAAAGAACAAGCAGGTGACTTACAGCAACTCGCAAACTTCCCAATTATTACTGCTGATGGCAGTCAGATCCCCTTAGCGACTTTAGCGACGTTAGATTTTCAACGTAACTATGTGCGTATCCAGCGTATTGATGGACTTCGAACGATCAGTATCTTTGGTGATGTTGATAACAAGAAAGCCAGCTCTTCGGCGATTTTGGCCCAGTTCCAAAAAGATGAAGCCGCCAAGTTAATTCAAAAGTACCCAGGTTTACGTTTTGATTTCGAAGGGGAAGCTAAAGATGCGGCTAAGACCGGTGCTTCTATGGGTAAAGGCTTTTTACTTGGCTTATTCGGTGTGTTTGCGATTCTTAGTTATCAATTCAGAAGTTACCTCGAACCTGTGGTCGTGATGCTAGCGATTCCACTCGCCTTTATTGGTGTAGTGGTTGGTCATTGGCTATTGGGGCACGCCTTGAGCATGCCGAGCATGATGGGTTTTGTGTCGCTTGCCGGGATCGTGGTCAATGATTCCATCTTGCTGGTGCAATACATTCGTCATCATGTCGATGAAGGGGATAGCGTGCATGACTCGGTGGTGAAAGCCAGTCGCGAGCGTTTCCGAGCCGTATTTTTGACTTCAATGACGACAGCTGCAGGGCTACTACCACTGTTAACAGAAACCAGCCTACAGGCTCAGGTTATCCAACCACTGGTGATCTCCATTGTGTTCGGAATTTTTGCTTCCACCTTGCTGGTGCTGTTCATGATCCCTGCCGCTTATGCGATCTTGGCTGACTTTGGTTTAGTGAAAAAGCACGAACCCCTCGAACTATAG
- the leuO gene encoding transcriptional regulator LeuO: MLEKKDAMSAIASYRMESTLRGVDLNLLTVFDAVMQEQNITRAAHNLGMSQPAVSNAVARLKVMFNDELFMRQGRGIQPTQRARQLFGPIRQALQLVRNELPSSVFSPESSSRLFKLAICSPCDMRFAPKIMSTINDQAPSVKLHMDAEFDRQLSERMRYQEIDFVIDYARFDEQGFSSTEIFQDELVVVASASHPRINGEVSAAELLNEKHAKLSRIHGQRSFSEQAYRDLDCTPFYEGTSLSNVLYVVGQSELVTIAPRWMVEHAANKDQLQILDFPFDNAAISGFLSWHESSEKDKGHIWLRDQLMMICGEVVALN, translated from the coding sequence ATGTTAGAGAAAAAAGACGCAATGAGTGCAATTGCAAGCTACAGAATGGAAAGCACACTTCGTGGAGTCGACTTAAATCTTTTGACTGTATTTGATGCAGTTATGCAAGAACAAAACATCACACGTGCAGCTCATAACCTGGGCATGTCTCAGCCTGCTGTAAGTAACGCTGTTGCTCGTCTAAAAGTGATGTTCAACGACGAGCTATTCATGCGTCAAGGTCGTGGTATTCAACCGACTCAACGTGCTCGTCAGTTGTTTGGCCCAATCCGCCAAGCACTACAGTTAGTACGCAACGAACTACCAAGTTCTGTGTTCTCTCCAGAGTCGTCTTCTCGCCTATTCAAACTTGCAATTTGCAGCCCATGTGACATGCGTTTTGCTCCTAAGATTATGTCGACAATCAACGACCAAGCACCTAGCGTTAAATTGCACATGGATGCAGAATTCGATCGTCAACTTTCTGAGCGTATGCGCTACCAAGAAATCGACTTCGTGATTGATTACGCTCGCTTTGATGAGCAAGGTTTCTCAAGCACTGAAATCTTCCAAGACGAATTAGTTGTGGTTGCATCTGCTTCTCACCCTCGTATCAATGGTGAAGTTTCAGCCGCTGAATTGCTTAACGAAAAGCACGCAAAACTGTCTCGCATCCATGGTCAACGCAGCTTCTCTGAGCAAGCTTACCGTGATCTAGATTGCACGCCTTTCTACGAAGGTACCAGCTTGAGCAACGTTCTTTACGTTGTAGGTCAATCTGAACTTGTGACGATTGCACCTCGTTGGATGGTAGAACATGCAGCAAACAAAGATCAGCTTCAAATTCTAGATTTCCCATTCGATAATGCGGCTATCTCTGGTTTCCTAAGCTGGCACGAATCAAGTGAGAAGGACAAGGGACACATTTGGTTACGAGATCAGTTAATGATGATCTGTGGCGAAGTAGTGGCACTTAACTAA
- a CDS encoding efflux RND transporter periplasmic adaptor subunit → MKISKKLLFFPALAIGIIGLVAAINLKPDLPTKPAGDRARLVETVSLEQQLIAPLAVGFGKVVPKVEWKAISEVTGQIVYRHPDLEKGQVIPAGTEVLKIDPLDYELKLIQAEADLKSSQTSLAKLNQEEDNLNQTLKIEKNRLVISNKELQRKQDLRKKGLTSQSDVDLQQQSALSQQKLVLDIANQITLIPDEKRVAEAVIKVNVSKVKEAQRSLDKTTITLPRAMRIAQVDIEQNQVVNLQQEMFVAHGINIMEVEAQLSIHDMQTLASSFTQFPRDAAGIPTPDQAPIKASVQLNSGSLNLSWPAKVARISETVDENQATAGIILEIAQDYSQLQPDSATPLVNGMFVKAEIEGVANLSWVLPERALHGDKIYLMDDNSRLQMVNVEVLYRRDNQVVVNGDLQTGDKLILNDLLPAIEGMLLKESNSQKVELVPGVEESAS, encoded by the coding sequence ATGAAAATAAGCAAAAAACTCCTCTTTTTTCCAGCACTAGCGATTGGAATCATCGGACTTGTGGCGGCGATTAATTTAAAACCTGATCTTCCAACTAAACCTGCGGGTGACCGAGCTCGTTTAGTGGAAACCGTAAGTCTAGAGCAGCAATTGATTGCGCCTTTGGCGGTTGGTTTCGGCAAAGTTGTGCCAAAAGTCGAATGGAAAGCCATATCTGAGGTGACGGGGCAAATTGTTTATCGACATCCTGACCTGGAAAAAGGGCAAGTGATCCCTGCGGGAACCGAGGTATTAAAGATTGATCCATTGGATTACGAACTGAAGCTGATACAAGCGGAAGCTGATCTTAAATCAAGCCAAACCTCGCTAGCGAAATTGAATCAAGAAGAAGACAACCTGAATCAGACTCTAAAGATCGAAAAGAATCGCTTAGTGATCAGCAATAAAGAGCTACAACGTAAACAAGATCTACGTAAGAAAGGGTTAACTTCTCAATCGGATGTCGATCTGCAGCAACAAAGCGCATTGTCTCAACAGAAGTTGGTGTTAGATATTGCTAACCAAATTACCCTGATTCCTGATGAAAAACGCGTCGCGGAGGCCGTGATTAAAGTGAACGTGTCTAAGGTGAAAGAGGCACAACGCTCTTTGGATAAGACGACCATCACGTTACCTAGAGCCATGCGAATTGCTCAAGTCGATATCGAACAAAACCAAGTAGTTAATCTTCAGCAAGAAATGTTTGTTGCTCATGGGATTAATATTATGGAAGTTGAGGCGCAACTTTCTATTCACGATATGCAAACTTTAGCCTCAAGTTTTACTCAATTTCCCCGTGACGCTGCTGGAATTCCAACGCCTGATCAAGCGCCAATCAAAGCGAGTGTTCAACTGAACAGTGGCAGTCTGAATCTGAGCTGGCCTGCAAAGGTAGCGAGAATCAGTGAAACCGTTGATGAAAACCAAGCGACGGCAGGGATCATTCTTGAGATCGCTCAAGACTACTCACAACTGCAACCAGACAGTGCGACACCTTTGGTCAATGGCATGTTTGTTAAAGCTGAAATTGAAGGTGTAGCAAATCTAAGCTGGGTGTTGCCTGAACGAGCGCTGCATGGTGATAAAATTTATCTAATGGACGATAACTCCCGTCTGCAAATGGTTAATGTTGAAGTGCTTTATCGTAGAGACAACCAAGTGGTTGTGAACGGGGATCTTCAAACGGGCGATAAACTGATTCTTAATGATTTGCTGCCAGCAATTGAAGGTATGTTACTTAAAGAGTCAAATTCTCAAAAGGTTGAGCTTGTACCCGGTGTCGAGGAGAGTGCGTCATGA
- a CDS encoding phosphatase PAP2 family protein has product MRTIEPIVRWDVAFSVFCLKNRYNGQHATLSKAVSHTGDGHLYVLIALVALLVDSNAGRDFLLVGLTAFAIELPIYWLAKNTLKRRRPAEFSSLLYSHIVPSDKYSLPSGHSAAAFVMATLIGHFYPSLYPFSLVWATAIAGSRILLGVHFLTDVLIGAALGIACTSLAINFIL; this is encoded by the coding sequence ATGCGTACTATCGAACCTATTGTCCGCTGGGATGTGGCATTTTCTGTTTTTTGTTTAAAGAATCGTTATAACGGCCAACATGCAACGCTGAGTAAAGCGGTGTCTCATACTGGAGATGGACACCTTTACGTTTTGATTGCTCTGGTGGCGTTGTTAGTGGATAGCAATGCTGGCCGAGATTTTCTGTTGGTTGGTTTAACGGCTTTTGCTATTGAGCTACCGATTTACTGGTTAGCTAAAAATACCCTCAAACGCCGCAGGCCGGCTGAATTCTCTTCACTGCTTTACTCTCATATCGTTCCATCTGACAAATACAGCCTGCCATCTGGGCATTCCGCTGCTGCTTTTGTTATGGCGACCTTAATCGGACATTTTTATCCAAGCTTGTACCCCTTTAGTTTGGTTTGGGCTACAGCCATTGCGGGTTCTCGGATCTTACTCGGTGTGCACTTTTTAACAGATGTCTTAATTGGCGCAGCCTTAGGTATTGCTTGTACTAGCCTGGCTATCAACTTCATTTTGTAA